A genomic window from Vitis riparia cultivar Riparia Gloire de Montpellier isolate 1030 chromosome 18, EGFV_Vit.rip_1.0, whole genome shotgun sequence includes:
- the LOC117907099 gene encoding protein trichome berefringence-like 7 isoform X3, with the protein MGYSGLFITKVASFGKRLLKDHFKSWVSQSLNGLIVLGSLVSFFVAAGCAYLYVFPTFHSVIQNYGISKSSGECNVFEGRWIRDESYPLYNASDCPFAERGFNCLANGRKDQGYLKWRWKPKNCEIPRFRVHGVLEKLRGKRVVFIGDSMSRTQWESLICLLMTGVEDKRSVYEIHGNSITKRIRYLGVQFSSFNISVKFYRSVFLVQPGLAPKHGPKRAKSSLHLDKMDEISKEWIDSDILIFNTGHWWTRSKLFEMGCYFQVGGALKLGMSIPTAFRTALNTWASWIETAINTNRTRVFFRSFESSHWSGRRQQFCKVTRNPLSKPKGRGWSSFSDIIMKVVENMAVPATVLHVTPMVAFRSDAHVGTNSDTPLVPDCSHWCLPGVPDMWNEILLSYLLSRNEVSFQ; encoded by the exons ATGGGGTATTCCGGGCTTTTTATCACGAAGGTTGCCAGTTTTGGAAAAAGATTACTGAAGGATCATTTTAAGAGCTGGGTTTCTCAATCTTTGAATGGACTCATTGTGCTTGGATCATTAGTATCCTTTTTTGTGGCTGCCGGGTGTGCGTATCTATATGTGTTTCCCACTTTTCACTCTGTGATTCAGAATTATGGGATTTCCAAGTCCTCCGGTGAATGCAATGTTTTTGAAGGAAGATGGATCCGGGATGAGAGTTACCCTCTATACAATGCATCGGACTGTCCTTTTGCTGAACGTGGATTTAATTGCTTGGCTAATGGGCGGAAAGATCAGGGTTATTTAAAATGGCGGTGGAAACCCAAGAATTGTGAGATTCCGAGGTTTAGAGTGCATGGAGTTCTTGAAAAGCTTCGAGGGAAGCGGGTTGTTTTCATTGGTGATTCGATGAGTAGAACACAGTGGGAATCCCTGATATGTTTGCTTATGACTGGTGTGGAGGATAAGAGGAGTGTTTATGAGATTCATGGGAATAGTATCACGAAACGGATTAGGTATTTGGGTGTGCAGTTTAGCTCGTTTAATATTAGTGTTAAGTTCTATCGTTCTGTTTTCCTGGTGCAGCCTGGCCTGGCCCCAAAACATGGACCAAAGAGGGCTAAATCATCACTACATCTGGACAAGATGGATGAGATTAGTAAAGAGTGGATTGACTCTGATATTCTGATTTTTAATACAGGCCACTGGTGGACGCGTTCCAAGCTTTTTGAAAT GGGCTGCTACTTCCAGGTGGGTGGAGCACTGAAGCTTGGAATGTCAATTCCAACTGCCTTCAGAACAGCATTAAACACTTGGGCTTCATGGATTGAAACTGCAATCAACACAAACAGAACACGTGTATTCTTTCGTTCTTTTGAATCTTCCCACTGGAG TGGTCGAAGACAACAGTTTTGCAAAGTGACTAGAAACCCCTTGTCAAAACCTAAAGGAAGGGGCTGGAGTTCATTTTCAGACATCATAATGAAGGTGGTGGAGAATATGGCTGTTCCTGCGACAGTTCTGCATGTTACCCCCATGGTGGCATTCCGTAGTGATGCGCACGTTGGTACTAATAGCGACACTCCATTGGTGCCTGATTGTAGCCATTGGTGTCTACCTGGGGTGCCTGATATGTGGAACGAAATTCTCTTATCATACCTACTTTCCAGGAACGAAGTTTCTTTTCAATGA
- the LOC117907099 gene encoding protein trichome berefringence-like 7 isoform X2 translates to MQPYLLTLSQVSLIPSSSFHNSPAKLIDTVSRLNWISMGYSGLFITKVASFGKRLLKDHFKSWVSQSLNGLIVLGSLVSFFVAAGCAYLYVFPTFHSVIQNYGISKSSGECNVFEGRWIRDESYPLYNASDCPFAERGFNCLANGRKDQGYLKWRWKPKNCEIPRFRVHGVLEKLRGKRVVFIGDSMSRTQWESLICLLMTGVEDKRSVYEIHGNSITKRIRYLGVQFSSFNISVKFYRSVFLVQPGLAPKHGPKRAKSSLHLDKMDEISKEWIDSDILIFNTGHWWTRSKLFEMGCYFQVGGALKLGMSIPTAFRTALNTWASWIETAINTNRTRVFFRSFESSHWSGRRQQFCKVTRNPLSKPKGRGWSSFSDIIMKVVENMAVPATVLHVTPMVAFRSDAHVGTNSDTPLVPDCSHWCLPGVPDMWNEILLSYLLSRNEVSFQ, encoded by the exons ATGCAACCATATTTGCTAACGCTCTCCCAAGTCTCTCTAATTCCTTCCTCAAGCTTCCACAACTCACCAGCTAAG TTGATAGATACTGTGAGTAGATTGAATTGGATTTCAATGGGGTATTCCGGGCTTTTTATCACGAAGGTTGCCAGTTTTGGAAAAAGATTACTGAAGGATCATTTTAAGAGCTGGGTTTCTCAATCTTTGAATGGACTCATTGTGCTTGGATCATTAGTATCCTTTTTTGTGGCTGCCGGGTGTGCGTATCTATATGTGTTTCCCACTTTTCACTCTGTGATTCAGAATTATGGGATTTCCAAGTCCTCCGGTGAATGCAATGTTTTTGAAGGAAGATGGATCCGGGATGAGAGTTACCCTCTATACAATGCATCGGACTGTCCTTTTGCTGAACGTGGATTTAATTGCTTGGCTAATGGGCGGAAAGATCAGGGTTATTTAAAATGGCGGTGGAAACCCAAGAATTGTGAGATTCCGAGGTTTAGAGTGCATGGAGTTCTTGAAAAGCTTCGAGGGAAGCGGGTTGTTTTCATTGGTGATTCGATGAGTAGAACACAGTGGGAATCCCTGATATGTTTGCTTATGACTGGTGTGGAGGATAAGAGGAGTGTTTATGAGATTCATGGGAATAGTATCACGAAACGGATTAGGTATTTGGGTGTGCAGTTTAGCTCGTTTAATATTAGTGTTAAGTTCTATCGTTCTGTTTTCCTGGTGCAGCCTGGCCTGGCCCCAAAACATGGACCAAAGAGGGCTAAATCATCACTACATCTGGACAAGATGGATGAGATTAGTAAAGAGTGGATTGACTCTGATATTCTGATTTTTAATACAGGCCACTGGTGGACGCGTTCCAAGCTTTTTGAAAT GGGCTGCTACTTCCAGGTGGGTGGAGCACTGAAGCTTGGAATGTCAATTCCAACTGCCTTCAGAACAGCATTAAACACTTGGGCTTCATGGATTGAAACTGCAATCAACACAAACAGAACACGTGTATTCTTTCGTTCTTTTGAATCTTCCCACTGGAG TGGTCGAAGACAACAGTTTTGCAAAGTGACTAGAAACCCCTTGTCAAAACCTAAAGGAAGGGGCTGGAGTTCATTTTCAGACATCATAATGAAGGTGGTGGAGAATATGGCTGTTCCTGCGACAGTTCTGCATGTTACCCCCATGGTGGCATTCCGTAGTGATGCGCACGTTGGTACTAATAGCGACACTCCATTGGTGCCTGATTGTAGCCATTGGTGTCTACCTGGGGTGCCTGATATGTGGAACGAAATTCTCTTATCATACCTACTTTCCAGGAACGAAGTTTCTTTTCAATGA
- the LOC117907100 gene encoding protein diaphanous homolog 2-like translates to MTSSQINYYNFPPFSPPPPPPHRRPPPPPPHINPPPPPHTRPPPPPPPHINPPPPPHTRPPPPPPPHTRPPPSPPPHTRPPPPPPHTRPPPPPHTRPPPPPHVFPPPPSPSPDNHPTVIIIVFVSLGGLFFLAFLSVALCCFLKKRKKKMVQETDIIKVDEHLTVKEAIVPGPHGEQAVVLFVDDDVHIQEEIRKNEKFGQGHLHGKSAQGITSAIGKKKNMVQETEMVNVDEHLKVKEAMLAGPHGAQALALCMEDDKHIHEEIKKNEKLGEGLHGKAAKGITGAIGKGKKMVQETEMIDVDEHSKVKEAMLAGPHGAQALALCMEDDKHIHEEI, encoded by the coding sequence ATGACTTCTTCCCAGATCAATTACTACAACTTCCCACCTTTTTCTCCTCCTCCACCACCTCCTCATAGACGtccaccacctccacctcctcatATAAACCCACCACCGCCTCCTCATACAcgcccaccaccaccacctcctcctcaTATAAACCCACCACCGCCTCCTCATACAcgcccaccaccaccacctcctcctcaTACACGCCCACCACCATCACCTCCTCCTCATACAcgcccaccaccaccacctcctcatACAcgcccaccaccaccacctcatACACGCCCACCACCTCCACCTCATGTATTTCCACCACCACCTTCACCATCACCAGACAACCATCCCACAGTCATAATCATTGTGTTCGTCTCATTGGGTGGTCTATTCTTCCTTGCATTCCTCTCAGTTGCTCTCTGTTGCTTCctcaaaaagagaaagaagaagatggttCAGGAGACAGATATCATAAAGGTCGACGAGCATTTGACAGTGAAAGAGGCCATTGTCCCAGGCCCACATGGAGAGCAGGCTGTGGTGCTGTTTGTGGATGATGATGTGCATATCCAAGAAGAGATCAGAAAGAACGAGAAGTTTGGCCAAGGTCATTTGCATGGTAAGTCTGCCCAAGGCATCACTAGCGcaattggaaagaaaaagaatatggTTCAAGAAACAGAAATGGTAAATGTCGATGAACATTTGAAGGTGAAGGAGGCGATGCTGGCAGGACCACATGGAGCACAAGCTCTGGCACTATGCATGGAAGATGATAAGCATATCCAtgaagagattaaaaaaaatgagaagctTGGTGAAGGTTTGCATGGTAAGGCTGCCAAAGGCATTACTGGTGCAATTGGGAAGGGAAAGAAGATGGTTCAAGAAACAGAAATGATAGATGTGGATGAACATTCGAAGGTGAAGGAGGCGATGCTGGCAGGACCACATGGAGCACAAGCTCTGGCACTATGCATGGAAGATGATAAGCATATCCATgaagagatttaa
- the LOC117907099 gene encoding protein trichome berefringence-like 7 isoform X1 codes for MWLCVFGFISLSWLLLCDDSWCYCLWVCPVQLIDTVSRLNWISMGYSGLFITKVASFGKRLLKDHFKSWVSQSLNGLIVLGSLVSFFVAAGCAYLYVFPTFHSVIQNYGISKSSGECNVFEGRWIRDESYPLYNASDCPFAERGFNCLANGRKDQGYLKWRWKPKNCEIPRFRVHGVLEKLRGKRVVFIGDSMSRTQWESLICLLMTGVEDKRSVYEIHGNSITKRIRYLGVQFSSFNISVKFYRSVFLVQPGLAPKHGPKRAKSSLHLDKMDEISKEWIDSDILIFNTGHWWTRSKLFEMGCYFQVGGALKLGMSIPTAFRTALNTWASWIETAINTNRTRVFFRSFESSHWSGRRQQFCKVTRNPLSKPKGRGWSSFSDIIMKVVENMAVPATVLHVTPMVAFRSDAHVGTNSDTPLVPDCSHWCLPGVPDMWNEILLSYLLSRNEVSFQ; via the exons ATGTGGCTGTGTGTTTTTGGGTTCATTTCACTTTCATGGTTATTACTTTGTGATGATAGTTGGTGTTATTGTTTGTGGGTGTGCCCTGTACAGTTGATAGATACTGTGAGTAGATTGAATTGGATTTCAATGGGGTATTCCGGGCTTTTTATCACGAAGGTTGCCAGTTTTGGAAAAAGATTACTGAAGGATCATTTTAAGAGCTGGGTTTCTCAATCTTTGAATGGACTCATTGTGCTTGGATCATTAGTATCCTTTTTTGTGGCTGCCGGGTGTGCGTATCTATATGTGTTTCCCACTTTTCACTCTGTGATTCAGAATTATGGGATTTCCAAGTCCTCCGGTGAATGCAATGTTTTTGAAGGAAGATGGATCCGGGATGAGAGTTACCCTCTATACAATGCATCGGACTGTCCTTTTGCTGAACGTGGATTTAATTGCTTGGCTAATGGGCGGAAAGATCAGGGTTATTTAAAATGGCGGTGGAAACCCAAGAATTGTGAGATTCCGAGGTTTAGAGTGCATGGAGTTCTTGAAAAGCTTCGAGGGAAGCGGGTTGTTTTCATTGGTGATTCGATGAGTAGAACACAGTGGGAATCCCTGATATGTTTGCTTATGACTGGTGTGGAGGATAAGAGGAGTGTTTATGAGATTCATGGGAATAGTATCACGAAACGGATTAGGTATTTGGGTGTGCAGTTTAGCTCGTTTAATATTAGTGTTAAGTTCTATCGTTCTGTTTTCCTGGTGCAGCCTGGCCTGGCCCCAAAACATGGACCAAAGAGGGCTAAATCATCACTACATCTGGACAAGATGGATGAGATTAGTAAAGAGTGGATTGACTCTGATATTCTGATTTTTAATACAGGCCACTGGTGGACGCGTTCCAAGCTTTTTGAAAT GGGCTGCTACTTCCAGGTGGGTGGAGCACTGAAGCTTGGAATGTCAATTCCAACTGCCTTCAGAACAGCATTAAACACTTGGGCTTCATGGATTGAAACTGCAATCAACACAAACAGAACACGTGTATTCTTTCGTTCTTTTGAATCTTCCCACTGGAG TGGTCGAAGACAACAGTTTTGCAAAGTGACTAGAAACCCCTTGTCAAAACCTAAAGGAAGGGGCTGGAGTTCATTTTCAGACATCATAATGAAGGTGGTGGAGAATATGGCTGTTCCTGCGACAGTTCTGCATGTTACCCCCATGGTGGCATTCCGTAGTGATGCGCACGTTGGTACTAATAGCGACACTCCATTGGTGCCTGATTGTAGCCATTGGTGTCTACCTGGGGTGCCTGATATGTGGAACGAAATTCTCTTATCATACCTACTTTCCAGGAACGAAGTTTCTTTTCAATGA